In a genomic window of Candidatus Zymogenus saltonus:
- a CDS encoding amidohydrolase — protein MEKIIDIHTHLGDIIYPNGGELIEKTGVKKKIFIDLISVSEMMLHPDFGGAIYESPLYPLITRASRARNLTATRENMRRDMDKYGVVKSACMPIPPYLTFGDLKVAAKKDKGIIPFTGVDFTQKFDKAKVRAKLKEDVEEGAKGLKLHPILQKVSLTDKKTFETVEAFAPHEFPILFHLGISHYYPKDEEDGQVPEYGEAHYARDLVKAFPKVKFIVGHAGLYEIDRVIEMMSSLKNAYVDVSIQSPKNIRKLIDSFGPERVLFASDWPWGSRSTPIRAVKRACRGDKKISDMIFYKNAEKLLKISI, from the coding sequence ATGGAAAAGATAATCGACATCCACACACACCTCGGGGATATAATCTATCCGAACGGCGGTGAGCTGATCGAAAAGACCGGGGTCAAAAAGAAGATCTTTATAGATCTTATATCGGTATCGGAGATGATGCTCCATCCCGATTTCGGCGGCGCAATCTACGAGAGCCCCCTGTATCCCCTGATCACCAGGGCAAGCCGGGCCAGGAACCTTACCGCCACACGGGAGAACATGAGAAGGGATATGGACAAATACGGAGTTGTGAAGAGCGCCTGCATGCCGATACCTCCCTATCTCACGTTTGGCGACCTGAAGGTCGCGGCGAAAAAGGACAAGGGGATAATTCCCTTTACCGGCGTTGACTTCACGCAGAAATTCGACAAGGCCAAGGTCAGGGCGAAGCTGAAAGAGGACGTGGAGGAGGGCGCAAAGGGTCTCAAGCTTCACCCTATACTCCAGAAGGTCTCTCTGACGGACAAGAAGACCTTCGAGACCGTCGAGGCCTTCGCTCCCCACGAGTTTCCCATCCTGTTTCATCTGGGGATTTCCCATTACTATCCGAAAGACGAGGAGGACGGTCAGGTCCCAGAGTACGGCGAGGCCCACTATGCCAGGGACCTTGTGAAGGCCTTTCCGAAGGTGAAATTCATCGTGGGGCACGCTGGGCTTTACGAGATCGATAGGGTTATCGAGATGATGTCTTCGTTGAAGAACGCCTACGTCGACGTTTCGATTCAATCACCTAAAAATATCAGAAAGCTCATAGACTCCTTCGGGCCGGAGAGGGTCCTCTTCGCATCAGACTGGCCCTGGGGCTCAAGATCCACCCCGATCAGGGCCGTCAAGAGGGCGTGCAGGGGGGATAAAAAGATTTCAGATATGATATTTTACAAAAATGCAGAGAAGCTTCTAAAAATATCTATATGA
- a CDS encoding rubrerythrin family protein has protein sequence MMDLKGSKTEKNILTAFSGESQARNRYTMFSSKAKKEGYVQISDIFEETANQEKEHAKRLFNLLKGGEVEITGTFPAGVVGSTVENLKAAAAGENYEHTEMYPGFEKIAREEGFDDIAKIFESIAIAEKQHEKRYLDLAGNIEKGRVFKRESKTAWRCRNCGYLHEGTEAPSACPACAHPQAYFELLGENW, from the coding sequence TTGATGGATCTTAAAGGATCGAAGACGGAAAAGAATATACTGACCGCTTTTTCCGGGGAGTCTCAGGCGAGAAACCGGTATACGATGTTTTCCAGCAAGGCAAAAAAAGAGGGTTACGTCCAGATCTCGGATATATTCGAGGAGACGGCGAACCAGGAGAAGGAGCACGCGAAGCGGCTCTTCAATCTCCTCAAGGGGGGAGAGGTGGAGATAACGGGCACCTTCCCGGCGGGAGTAGTGGGAAGCACGGTGGAAAACCTTAAGGCGGCGGCGGCCGGAGAGAACTACGAGCACACCGAGATGTATCCCGGCTTTGAAAAGATCGCCAGGGAGGAGGGATTCGACGACATCGCCAAGATATTTGAATCCATCGCCATAGCCGAGAAGCAGCATGAAAAGAGGTATCTTGACCTGGCGGGGAACATCGAGAAGGGCAGGGTCTTCAAGAGGGAGTCGAAGACAGCATGGCGCTGCAGGAACTGCGGCTACCTCCACGAGGGGACCGAGGCCCCGAGCGCATGTCCCGCGTGCGCCCACCCTCAGGCCTATTTCGAGCTTTTGGGCGAGAACTGGTAG
- a CDS encoding class II SORL domain-containing protein, with translation MSISDKIQGGDWKMEKHVPVIECPDKVKADEWVSVKVSLGVAAAHPNTTEHHIRWISCYFSPDGDKFTYELGRFEFNSHGESVAGANEGPVHTNHEVTFSFKTKKAGVLHSTAYCNIHGLWESEKRVELG, from the coding sequence ATGAGTATTTCCGATAAGATCCAAGGTGGTGACTGGAAAATGGAAAAACATGTGCCGGTCATCGAGTGTCCCGATAAGGTAAAGGCGGACGAGTGGGTAAGCGTGAAGGTAAGCCTGGGGGTGGCGGCTGCCCACCCAAACACGACGGAGCACCATATCAGGTGGATATCCTGCTATTTCTCTCCGGACGGTGACAAGTTTACCTACGAGCTGGGCCGTTTCGAGTTCAACTCCCACGGGGAGTCGGTGGCCGGGGCCAACGAAGGCCCGGTTCACACTAATCACGAGGTGACGTTTTCCTTTAAGACGAAAAAGGCGGGAGTCCTCCACTCAACGGCCTACTGCAACATCCACGGTCTATGGGAGTCGGAGAAGAGGGTCGAGTTGGGATAA
- a CDS encoding helix-turn-helix domain-containing protein, translating to MSDNSKVVLEAMKKLNKPVRPGDVAEETGLPKEDVSKAIQTLKKEGKVVSPKRCFWEPA from the coding sequence ATGTCGGATAACAGCAAAGTTGTCCTTGAGGCGATGAAAAAACTGAATAAGCCTGTAAGGCCGGGGGATGTCGCCGAGGAGACAGGCCTTCCCAAGGAGGATGTCTCCAAGGCGATCCAGACCCTCAAGAAAGAGGGAAAGGTCGTTTCACCGAAGAGGTGCTTCTGGGAGCCGGCTTAG
- a CDS encoding MFS transporter: MSDRKKILSWCMYDWANSGFATTILAAVMPIFYVKVAGANLAPVQATSNWGFTNSIAMLTAAILAPILGAMADHSGSRKRFLALFMGVGSLGTASLVVISTGDWLLASGLYLIGRIGFSASNIFYDSLLPSVAGDRIDQVSTGGYAIGYLGGGILLAINLLMIQKPALFGIHEYMGVSAVEWGTRLSFVTVGLWWALFSIPVLKNVPEPPSIKMAGEYKSSIAASFQRIGLTFSEIKKFREALKFLIAYWLYNDGIGTIIVMATAFGTEIGIGQGHLIGALLMVQFAGIPFTLLFGTIAKKLSPKTGILISLTIYSAISIGGYFMSSPIHFWILAFCVALVQGGSQGLSRSLFGAMIPRSKTAEFFGFYDISSKFSGVLGPLVFGLVGTLTGTSRLSILAVVFFFITGGFLLLFVDHEKGKALAREAEAKIEGMA; the protein is encoded by the coding sequence ATGAGTGACAGAAAAAAGATTTTAAGCTGGTGCATGTATGACTGGGCGAATTCCGGCTTTGCCACGACGATCCTCGCCGCGGTCATGCCTATCTTTTACGTAAAGGTGGCGGGGGCGAATTTGGCGCCTGTGCAGGCAACCTCTAACTGGGGGTTTACCAACTCCATCGCCATGCTGACGGCGGCTATACTGGCCCCGATCCTGGGCGCCATGGCCGACCACAGCGGCTCAAGGAAGAGGTTTCTGGCGCTTTTTATGGGGGTCGGGAGTCTGGGGACAGCCTCCCTCGTGGTCATATCCACAGGCGACTGGCTCTTGGCGTCAGGCCTTTATCTCATCGGGAGGATAGGTTTTTCCGCGTCCAATATCTTTTACGATTCGCTTTTGCCCAGCGTTGCGGGGGACAGGATAGACCAGGTATCCACCGGGGGATATGCGATAGGCTATCTGGGCGGCGGGATACTCCTTGCGATAAACCTCCTGATGATTCAAAAGCCCGCTCTCTTCGGAATCCACGAATACATGGGTGTCTCGGCGGTGGAGTGGGGGACGAGGCTCTCCTTTGTGACCGTGGGTCTCTGGTGGGCGCTCTTCTCCATTCCTGTTCTCAAAAACGTACCGGAGCCGCCGAGCATCAAGATGGCGGGGGAGTACAAAAGCTCGATAGCCGCAAGCTTTCAGAGGATTGGGCTTACCTTTTCCGAGATCAAGAAGTTCAGGGAGGCGTTGAAGTTCCTAATCGCCTACTGGCTCTACAACGACGGTATAGGAACCATCATCGTGATGGCGACCGCTTTCGGGACCGAGATCGGAATAGGACAGGGGCATCTCATTGGGGCGCTTCTGATGGTGCAGTTTGCGGGCATCCCATTTACGCTGCTGTTCGGCACGATTGCCAAGAAGCTCTCCCCGAAGACCGGAATCCTGATATCGCTTACCATCTACTCGGCCATCTCCATCGGCGGGTATTTCATGAGCAGTCCCATCCATTTCTGGATACTGGCCTTCTGCGTGGCGCTGGTTCAAGGGGGCTCCCAGGGGCTTTCGAGGTCCCTCTTCGGGGCCATGATACCCAGAAGCAAGACCGCCGAGTTCTTCGGCTTTTACGACATAAGCTCGAAGTTCTCCGGCGTCCTGGGACCCCTGGTCTTCGGGCTTGTGGGTACGCTGACGGGGACCAGCAGGCTCTCGATCCTGGCGGTGGTGTTTTTCTTCATCACAGGCGGATTTCTCCTCCTGTTTGTTGACCACGAGAAGGGGAAGGCGCTCGCGAGAGAGGCCGAGGCTAAGATAGAAGGGATGGCATAG
- a CDS encoding TIGR02757 family protein: MTIKYYADIFEELYYRYNRREYVHPDPLEFLYKYEDPRDREICGLIASSLAYGRVRQILKSVSAVLEKMKPTPSKFLRDSSLESLEGAFSGFKHRFSTGEEVALTLFSVKRILDRYGYLEKLFVSGLKGCEDGGDGEGVNKNDKMTHALFAFVRELNEPFNGGPNSLIPSHEKGSSMKRLNLFLRWMVREDAVDPGGWKGVKPSQLMIPLDIHMHGISLSLGITGRKQANIKTVDEVTEAFRVISPEDPARYDFVLTRFGIRDELCPKVLIRDINSKLRSS; the protein is encoded by the coding sequence ATGACAATTAAATATTACGCCGATATCTTTGAAGAGCTCTATTACCGCTACAACAGGCGGGAATACGTCCATCCCGACCCGCTGGAGTTCCTGTACAAGTACGAAGACCCGAGAGACAGAGAAATTTGCGGCCTGATCGCCTCTTCGCTTGCCTACGGCAGGGTGCGCCAGATTCTGAAAAGTGTCTCGGCTGTCCTCGAAAAGATGAAGCCGACGCCGTCGAAGTTTTTGAGAGATTCGTCCCTCGAATCCCTTGAGGGTGCTTTTTCCGGGTTCAAGCACAGGTTCAGCACGGGAGAGGAGGTTGCCCTGACGCTCTTCAGCGTAAAGCGTATCCTGGATAGATACGGCTACCTCGAAAAACTCTTTGTCTCCGGGCTTAAAGGTTGTGAAGACGGAGGGGATGGGGAAGGTGTCAACAAAAACGACAAGATGACTCACGCGCTTTTTGCCTTTGTTAGGGAGCTGAACGAGCCGTTTAACGGCGGGCCAAACAGTCTGATTCCGTCCCACGAAAAGGGGAGCTCCATGAAGAGGCTGAATCTCTTTCTCCGCTGGATGGTTAGGGAGGACGCGGTCGATCCCGGGGGATGGAAGGGGGTCAAGCCCTCGCAGCTTATGATCCCCCTTGACATACACATGCACGGGATCAGCCTGTCATTGGGCATTACCGGGAGGAAGCAGGCAAATATAAAAACGGTCGACGAGGTCACCGAGGCGTTCAGGGTCATATCTCCCGAAGACCCGGCAAGGTACGATTTCGTCCTGACGAGGTTCGGTATAAGGGATGAGTTGTGTCCGAAGGTTCTGATTAGAGATATAAACTCCAAGCTCCGGTCGTCCTGA
- a CDS encoding transcriptional repressor, whose product MTNQRKVIMDVLKDVTTHPTADQVYEMVRKRLPKISLGTVYRNLEILSDLSMIQKIEVGGTQKRFDGNIENHYHVRCRVCGRVEDLPIESMVFSGLEKLYSGADGYTDLTHKLELVGVCPECKNKRDRAD is encoded by the coding sequence ATGACAAACCAGCGTAAGGTTATAATGGATGTGCTTAAAGACGTAACCACGCATCCGACCGCTGATCAGGTCTACGAAATGGTGAGGAAACGGCTCCCGAAGATAAGCCTGGGAACCGTGTATAGGAATCTCGAGATATTGTCCGATCTCAGTATGATTCAAAAGATTGAAGTTGGCGGAACCCAAAAGCGGTTTGACGGGAACATCGAAAATCACTATCACGTAAGGTGCAGAGTCTGCGGCAGGGTGGAAGACTTGCCGATAGAGTCAATGGTCTTTAGCGGTCTTGAGAAGCTCTATTCCGGCGCAGACGGATACACCGACCTCACTCACAAGCTTGAATTAGTGGGAGTTTGCCCCGAATGTAAAAATAAGAGAGATCGGGCTGATTAG
- a CDS encoding rubrerythrin family protein: MDERIKEMMHKAFTGEAKANLRLKLFAEKAEEEGYGQIAKLFEVIALSESIHGRRALRYLKEIGSTEDNLKESFESETKVAGHAYGDFIKYASEIEDKAALTILTQTRDVEEVHAKLYKEAMNHMLEDTDTTYYVCSVCGYVSDGVLPEVCPVCGVPKEKFTEFR, encoded by the coding sequence ATGGACGAAAGAATTAAGGAGATGATGCATAAGGCATTTACGGGTGAGGCGAAAGCGAATCTGAGGCTCAAGCTATTTGCAGAAAAGGCCGAAGAGGAGGGGTATGGCCAGATTGCCAAGCTCTTCGAGGTGATTGCGCTGTCGGAGTCGATCCACGGGAGGCGCGCCCTGAGATACCTAAAGGAGATAGGGAGCACTGAGGATAATCTTAAGGAGAGCTTCGAGTCCGAGACGAAGGTGGCGGGACACGCCTACGGCGACTTCATAAAGTACGCATCAGAGATTGAAGACAAGGCGGCGCTTACGATCCTCACCCAGACGAGGGACGTGGAGGAGGTGCACGCAAAGCTCTACAAGGAGGCGATGAACCACATGCTGGAGGATACAGACACGACATATTACGTGTGCAGTGTCTGCGGCTACGTCTCCGACGGCGTGCTCCCGGAGGTGTGCCCGGTCTGCGGAGTTCCGAAGGAGAAGTTTACGGAGTTCAGATGA
- a CDS encoding rubredoxin produces MNDFMCTVCGYIYDTNEGNDEAGVEPGTEFQDLPEDWACPVCGAARDEFLKET; encoded by the coding sequence ATGAATGATTTTATGTGTACGGTTTGTGGTTATATATATGATACCAATGAGGGAAATGACGAGGCCGGTGTAGAACCGGGAACCGAATTTCAAGACCTGCCCGAGGATTGGGCCTGTCCCGTATGCGGGGCGGCAAGGGACGAGTTTTTGAAAGAGACATGA